Proteins encoded within one genomic window of Sulfurovum sp. XGS-02:
- a CDS encoding TonB-dependent receptor, giving the protein MKTKLLTGSMMAAYALLNTPALAEEVTLDPIVVSADFREKTLSQTTNSVTIIGEEEIYDKASQSFIEALSEIPNVNFSTGASKAKYIQIRGIGERSQYETPINPSVGLIIDGIDFSYATLGATLFDVNQVEVLKGPQGTTFGANGLAGVVSLQSNEPTKETEGHIEATVGNYNTKAVGAAIGGTLVDDVLLGRFSIYKNTSDGYMENSYLNRDDTQNIDELTAKAQLRWMASDNHTIDLNVMHVNIDNGYDAWTLDNSWDSHSDQPGQDTQKTNAFALKSTYELDTMRLISKISHSSSDMTYSYDEDWSYVGEFDASLWPYMGFDEYNRDQKLTDIDIRLVSDEDGRIFGGKTDWTIGAYAKKFEEDLDRYHPTDYGAEENFDSSYESRNIALYTQLDTHIDEKLTFVTGLRVEDWNAEYSDSHNVNIDNDEVMVGGKIGLNYAYDQSTLLFANISRGYKPGGVNPGSTLSVEDKTFATETLWNFETGVNSSHFDNTLKSRLNLFYGKRNDMQVKLYDLAGHSFTDYLSNAAKGSYYGLESQLDYYPNDDLHLYSSIGLLKAEFDEYSPELEGRAPAQSPKYQYNIGFDYVLAEAWIFKTNVEGRGSYYFSNTHDQKSEAYALLNSSLEYTNGSFSATIWVRNLTDEEYAVRGFFFPNNPGNGYIDELYTQKGSPRTFGLTVAYDF; this is encoded by the coding sequence ATGAAAACAAAACTTTTAACTGGTTCTATGATGGCAGCTTATGCATTATTGAACACACCTGCACTTGCAGAAGAGGTAACACTTGATCCAATTGTTGTTAGTGCTGATTTTAGGGAGAAGACACTTTCTCAAACAACCAATAGTGTTACGATTATAGGAGAAGAAGAAATTTATGATAAAGCTTCACAATCATTTATTGAAGCCCTATCTGAAATACCGAATGTCAACTTTAGTACAGGTGCATCTAAAGCAAAATATATTCAAATCAGAGGAATCGGTGAGAGAAGTCAATATGAAACACCGATAAACCCATCTGTAGGTCTTATCATAGATGGTATTGATTTTTCCTATGCAACATTGGGTGCAACACTTTTTGATGTTAATCAGGTAGAGGTACTTAAAGGTCCTCAAGGAACAACATTCGGTGCAAATGGTCTTGCAGGTGTGGTTAGTTTACAAAGTAATGAACCTACAAAAGAGACTGAAGGACATATTGAAGCAACAGTTGGAAACTACAATACCAAAGCAGTCGGAGCAGCTATTGGTGGGACACTGGTAGATGATGTACTTTTGGGAAGATTTTCCATTTATAAAAATACCAGTGACGGTTATATGGAAAACAGCTACTTAAATCGTGATGATACTCAAAATATAGATGAATTGACAGCAAAAGCTCAACTTCGCTGGATGGCATCAGATAATCATACGATTGATCTTAATGTAATGCATGTGAATATAGACAACGGTTATGATGCATGGACATTAGACAACAGTTGGGATTCTCATTCTGATCAGCCTGGGCAAGATACACAGAAAACCAATGCATTTGCCCTTAAGTCAACGTATGAGCTTGATACAATGAGACTGATCTCAAAAATAAGTCATTCATCATCTGACATGACATACAGTTATGATGAGGACTGGAGTTATGTAGGTGAGTTTGATGCGAGCTTATGGCCATATATGGGATTTGATGAGTATAATCGAGACCAGAAATTAACAGATATAGATATACGTTTGGTTTCAGATGAAGATGGACGTATCTTCGGTGGTAAAACAGATTGGACAATAGGTGCATACGCGAAAAAATTTGAAGAAGATCTAGACAGATACCATCCAACCGATTATGGGGCAGAAGAGAATTTTGACAGTAGTTATGAATCAAGAAATATAGCACTGTATACACAGTTAGATACACATATAGATGAGAAACTGACTTTTGTAACAGGATTAAGAGTCGAAGATTGGAACGCTGAGTATAGTGACTCTCATAATGTAAATATAGATAATGATGAAGTGATGGTCGGTGGAAAAATTGGATTGAATTATGCTTATGATCAAAGCACACTTCTTTTTGCAAATATATCTAGAGGGTATAAGCCAGGTGGGGTAAATCCAGGTTCAACACTTAGTGTAGAAGATAAAACATTTGCCACTGAGACACTATGGAACTTTGAGACTGGAGTGAACTCTTCTCATTTTGATAACACACTAAAAAGCAGATTGAATCTATTTTATGGAAAGCGTAATGACATGCAGGTAAAACTGTATGATTTAGCGGGACACAGTTTCACGGATTATCTTTCAAATGCTGCCAAAGGAAGTTATTATGGGTTGGAATCTCAACTAGATTATTATCCAAATGATGATCTTCACCTCTATTCAAGTATAGGATTATTGAAAGCTGAGTTTGATGAATATAGCCCAGAATTAGAAGGAAGAGCACCAGCTCAGTCACCTAAGTATCAGTATAATATTGGATTTGACTATGTATTGGCCGAGGCTTGGATATTTAAAACCAATGTAGAGGGAAGAGGAAGCTATTATTTTTCTAATACACATGATCAAAAATCAGAAGCATATGCATTATTGAATTCTAGTTTAGAGTATACTAATGGTAGTTTTTCTGCGACAATTTGGGTGAGGAACCTTACAGATGAAGAGTATGCAGTAAGAGGGTTCTTTTTCCCAAATAACCCAGGCAATGGTTACATTGATGAACTTTATACTCAAAAAGGTTCACCAAGAACATTTGGTTTAACTGTTGCGTATGATTTTTAA